The region CCCataacaacaaagtgaaaacagaattttagaatttttagtaaatttgttaaaaaggaaaaactgaaatatcatattgacataagtattcagaccctttgctatgacacttgaaatttagctcaggtgccaACCAGTTCAACGTGTCATGTCTGGTTTCCTCCAAACATGCTTTGAATTGAATAAAGCCCAGAtcggtggagtgctgcagtgatggttgtccttctggaagtttctcctatctccacacaggatctctggagctcagccagaatGACCGTCAGGTTCTTGGTCACGTCTCTTACTaaggcccttctcccctgattgctcagtttAGCTGGGCGGCCAGCTTTAAGAAGACTAtgcttttgacatttgacattaaaatgtcccGTGGAATCCTGAAAGCAGGCTTGGAAGAATTAGGACTGATCTAATGTTGCACCAACCCACATTAACACATCCATTGAATACATTTGGAATTGATTTCTGTCCAATCACAAACAAGAAGTGTTGACCCAGTAGTTCCGGTAtctgaaatgttgttgtgttttgtgaaatgttgtgttttgaaCCTCAGGGCCACCATAATTAAGTATAAAAGATTAAATACATGAAACTTCCCTATGTGTAGGATTAAGAAAATTCATGAATTTGTCAAAATGACTGATGGATGAGCCACAGCTATAGGCATCATGGACCCTGAAGTGACAACATGTTCATCCCTATTCACACATGAGCACTCAATGGcatgttttgtcatgtttcctctttgttttagTGAAGGACCTCACACTCCAGGAGCGATCGCTACCTCATTTCTCATCTTTTAATCAGGAGACTCCAATGAAGCCCTCTCAAGTCCCTAACCGGCTTTCTCTACCACCACCAAGGAGAGTGTTGCCACTTCAGAGCCCTGAGTTGTGCCACAGGGACAGATTGGGTCCACCACGGCAACCTCATCATGCCGTGGGACCAGTCCGTTCGACAGAGTTTAATGTAGGCAGCCCAACTAATGTTGGAATCCCAACACATAGGCCCCATCACACACCAAGGGACAGACTGGGTCCCTCACAGCACTCTGCTCAACACTCAGACTCTTTCTGCTCATCACAACTTGTCCCAGGAAGCCAATCTTACATTGATACTTCAGTGAAAAGGCTGCAGCCCTCGCCTCCCGGTATCAGTCACCATGCTTCCCCACAATTCATGAAGGATTTAAGCAACCGCACCCCGTCCTTCCACATAAGGGGACATCAAGTAACGGAACCCATGGTCACTTTGTCTTATTCAGGAAGTAAAGATGTAACAGCAAAAAGTCAAGAATCACACAAGgtattgttttctcttctttaatgTGGCCATTAGTGAAACCTAGTTTTGTTTAGTGTCTTGTTTATGATCTGTACTACAGCAGTCATGTGATGCTGAGTTGTTGTGGTATGTACTCTGTTAGGCTCAATCTAGCAATGTGAGGAGTCTCATACCTACCATCCAGCTGCACAGGCCCCCTGTGACCCCATCACTCAACACCAGTGCAGCTCAAGAAGTTTCCCCACGGCACCTCTCAGACTCGGAGTGCTTGAGTCCTGGTAACAGCCAATGCTCCAGGCGAGGCTACCAGCCTTCTCTGAGTACCCAGTCCTCGGACAGAATTAGTGCTTCCAGTTTACACATGCACAGCCCTGTAGCACCGTACCAGGTAAAGTTTGTTATATGTTAAGTGACGCATCAAATTCATTTAGGGTTTTCGTTAAAGATTTTGAGCTGTTTGTCTCCTCATGGTTGAGGGCCATCTCACATGGTGGGAGGCAGAGTAATGCTCACTTGGGGAGAGAATGGTGTCTTGATCTCAGCCTTTGCATAGTGTTTTTATAACTAAGATGCAGTTGATTTAGCCTTATAAACAGACTGGATTGACATTTTGTTTCACCTCCTTATTCAGTCGGACATCAGTGTCATATTAGCTGTTTTCTTCTGGGGAAATTTTGTTGCTAACCAATCATAAGGAAGGGATGTATTCATTCCACCAACCTCAATAAACACAGAAGCTGCTATAAGTTTGCTTGGCGCAGGTAACTTAATGTATGTCATGTCGATCAAAGAAATATGACAGTTTaagtcttttacctttttgtaaGTAGGCTTACAACAACATGCGTATCTGTTGATCTCATCAATATTTGTTGCcacttttctgtgtctgtcacaaGAAGATGATGTCCCATTCTTAATCCTGCTTAAAAAGCTCTTATTGACTTGGTTGTTTTTCAAGCTAGGGACACAGCAGCCAGTAAACACAATACAAGACCTATTGGACATGTTAGCAATCATTTAGAGGTCTGGAACAGGCTACAGCTGGTTGGTTGGTCAGTCTTGGATAAGTTAAAGAGCATTTGTTCTTTAGGTGTTTCATGAGTCAATTGATATTTATTTAACCGATCACTTGTAAACATACTGGTGTGAACAGGAACAGCtagttgttttttaattcagcAAGTGATCCACGTGAAGCTCTGTCTTCAGTTATATGGGATACATAGCAATGCTTGCGTTGCTCTTGAAAATTCACTAAAGGGAAGCTGCTTCTTAAGGAGtcactttgctttgttttttagGACCAGCAACTTAAACGGACACCTTCAAGTGAAAAGCCAATTCCAGGTAATACTGTCAAAGTACTGTCATCTACTCAATTTATGCACagactttttgcttttttccccttcactAGTTATTAGGATCATACGTTCAGATATGATGCCTATAGGTCAGTACACATTGTCTCCTacaaaatagttttattttttattttttttatttattttttttgtgcaggtCGCATGCAGATTCTGACAACTAATTTTTCTACTTATCCACTTCTTATTCAAAAATCTGCAGTCTGTCATCTTGTTGGCTCTGCAGTTGTATCGatcttttttgattttgaaatctTGAATTGGCACATATCAGGTCTGCAGCTAATGGTTATTTTCATTGAGTTATCTGCTGATTATTATATAATTGTTTGATTTGTAAAACATTAAGGAATAGTGAAATTTGTCTGTCACAGTTTTCTACATCCCAAGATGTCAtcaaatatgttgttttgtctgaccaacactCTAAAGGCCAAAGAGCATCAATTTACTAAAACATTACatacagaaaagcagcaaattctttGATATGGAATTCTACAaccatcaaatatttgttttctttaatgactgaaatgatgataaaaggaaattattatttatgcCTTTTTCTGTCATCAACAGTGGACTTGAATTGCTCATCACAGAAGAGGTGCAGGGAGTTTGAGGCCTCTGATGACAATGCCAAGAAAATGTGTCTTCAGGGTACAAACTCTGGCAAAGCACAGACACCAAAACCCACTGTTTGCAGCTCAGTCAGCACTTCACTAGTGTCGTCATCAAGCCAGCCTTCAGTCTTGGAACTGCCACCTGAAACCACTGATAGCCATCTGTGCTTGGAGCCGGCATGTGGCCAGTCAACATGCTTGGAACTGTCGTCCACATTTAAACCTGCCCAGTCATCCTGTGCATCACTGTCACCCAAACCTTGCATAAAGAGACGACCATCAGTGGGGGCAAAGCAGGCATATATTAATTCCACTCATAATCATATTGTGAAGATAAAAGAGTTAAAATCACCTTCAAAGACTGTTGAAGAAAGtgtgaagaaaataagtgaGGAAAACGATAAAAGGAGTAAATCAAGCACTTTATCCACTGATGTTCCCCAGAGGGACACTAGTAGCTTACCTCATAGTCAGCTGGGCAGCCACCACTGTGGTCATACTCACCCTAGTACCTCTGTCTTACCGGCCAAGACCCTGAGCAGAGGTAATcaggtggaggagagcagaaagACGGACAGCAGCACTCCCAAATCAGCCTTAAAACCAAATTCAGGTCCTCTGAGCTGTCGTAAGGCAGAACGGAGTAAAACTGCCCGCCCAAGAAGACCTGTAGTAATCCCTGATGATACAGATGAGCTCTTCACCCCTGATCCCATGACTTATGTAGTCAGTCCTGCTCATAAGACTACAAAGTCAAAGACAGATGGGGGAACGATTAAATCGTCCACCTCAGAGAAAAGTTGTTCACCTAGCACTGCGTCCAGCTCCAGTACTCCAGTTACTGGATCCTCATGTCAGAAAACTCCAAACTCCAAAGTAACTGGTTCTCCTTATGCAGTGGACACTGCTATTTCTTCCTCAACAGGTAACCCACAAATCCCCATACTAACTGTAACTTTAGAGCGGGTAAACCTTGAAAATATAAAGCCCCCTTACTCTAAAAACAGGGAACTCAAAAACAGTCCCATCACTTCCTCAGGTCGGCAGCTTAAGGAAGAGAGTGTTAAATCTGATGATAAACACGCATCTCGCCTTCCTAACAAAGTGACTCTAGAGACCAACACGGCTGCCTCTGAACAAACTTCTACATCCCATTGTTCTCAGTCTCCAGCACTGGGGATACAGGCCAGTGAAGTTAGTAGAAAGCAGGTGAATGAAGAGGATCCCATAGATGTGGAACTTGATCTTGGCCTGAGCTTTGCATTAGATTTTGATCTAACCCAGAGCTCACATagcagtgaggaggagcagctgctTTCCTTGCAGGAGATGATGGAGCATGTTACTAAGCCTCCAGATACACCGGAGAAGGGAGCCTTCTCAGAGCCTAGTACACCTGGACATTGCAGCAGCCACTTAAAAACTGTAAGCTCCAAAGGGCTTGTCCTTATTCTACGTAAAGTTATGAATGTCTGATAATCAACTCGCTGAGCTAAAGGACATGTAAAACtcaactgtgtttctgtttggatCTTATATTTCATCTGTTATTTCCCACAGCAGCCATTGCCACCCACCACAAAGCCAGGCCTTTATAAGAACAACCTTGATCAGATGCTGAAGGAAATAAACACCAATAAAAAGTATATTATTCAGAAATTTTCACTCCCACTAATTACCTTTTTAATTTGAGCCACAGTAGGTGTATATTAGAGGAGTTAACTTTCTCCACATTCTTTATATCTATAGAGCTAAAGAGATTGAGACACAGCTTCTAACGGCATGTAAAGAGGACCTGTTAAGGATAGCTGAATATGAGGAGGCTGAGGAGAACCAGGAGGAGGGCATCTCCACTGAACAACAGTAAGACATGCAGAACTGCATATTGACACATTATACCTTGTCAGTGGGACACAGTCCATGCACAGTAGTTAACAGTgatctgcatttttatgtttgattGTAGGGCTATGCGATATGACCAAAAGCTCAAATCAATACTCGTTACTCATACTGTTTCTCTACTGTGTATGTTGCAACAGTAGCCGTCATCTCCTTCCATCGTTGTGATTCTTTGCCATATGGTGTGCTACAGGCAAAAGCCTCTTGCAACGTCTGAGTGGGGTTTAGTTTGAGCACTCAACTGTAcctttgtgtctctcttcctTAGACTCTCTTCGCACTGTTTGCAGAATTCCCACAAATCCTTGATATCCttgaaagtttttttaaaaatagatataaataaacatggGGCTTTAAAAGTGCTTGAATTTAGATATTCTTTGCAAATATAGAaatttattattgatattaatattattattattggctTAACATTAGTAATAAGGCTATGTGCCACtgtctgcacatgcacattcaagcctctttctcttttaatttttGTGTGAGCAACTGTAAAGCCTGCTAGATCTCACTTTAAAAATTTTTAATGTAACCGTAATTAACTTTGATCCGTGTCTCTCACTATGCTGCTTGTATTTGAGTGATTTGGACCTGGAAAGTCCCTGAAAAGTCCTGGAATCTAATGTTGAAGAAGGGTTTGAAACCTTGAGTTCGACATGATTCTTGCATAGGTCACAGAATTTGAGGGAGTTGTTGTGGAATAATTTGCAAAGTACAGTTTTCTGATCAGTCTTTTCATAACTAAATTACATCCATGTGACAGAAGTAGCCCATCTTTTAGGTATGAGCTCCTTGTTCTATCTTGGGTGGTCGGGCTCCTTCTCCTGTTCAGAATTACGAACTCTATGCCACGTTTACTctccatgtttgtttatgttgcctTCATGCAAATTTCCTGTCCATATTTGCATCCATGCTGCGATATATATTGTCATATCACACATGactatattgttgttatttgtttctAAGGGAATTCCTGCAGCGCTACTCGCTGATGTCCAATGCAATCAGGGAAGTGCCTCCAGGAGAAGTCGTGTTCAACTTGGAGAAATTTGGCCAGATCTTCAACCAGGAtacactgcagctcagacaaTGCATGGTCAACCCACAGGGGACAGCACAGAAAACACTTCTTTGGTGAGCTGTGCTCTATGTGTAGGCCTACATGTGAAAGTTTATAGCAACATATCTTGACAAAAAGACTTAAGTTTGATATGCagaatcatttaatttatttattttcccaatCATTTTGATTCTGACCTTTTGAGCATCAGCTAAAAATTTACCATTGACCAACATTGTTGTCCTGAGGAAGTTGTCCTGAAAACTAATCGGCTACTTTCATCACAAACTACGTTCTTAGCCTCCACACAGTAAAGACAAATCATTATTATGTTGCTAGCTCCATCCAGCACTTTGTACTGtggtattttcttttaacatatCAGCTTCTACTGGCCATTAACAAAGCTTTAGACTGTCAGCTTTTCTGAATAATTAATTCCTCTAATATTTCTCTCTCAACTTTCACTCCCCTTTTATCAGGTCCAGTCCTGCTCAACTGAGATTACATGTAAATATTGGATTGTTCCAGGAAGCTTACGACTGTTGCTCGCCCTGTCCAACTCAGGTTACCCGTTTCCTTTTCAAGGTAGgccccacacacacctgtagCATGTTAGTGGTTATTTTTGTCCAAATGTCTGAACATTGGCAGTTATTATTTGTTGATCTTGTCAGATGATGTCAGTCCATAGTGAGAGGATGGTATCCGAAAAGATACTACAGGCCCTCTGTGACATCGCCTGCACTGCTGCTTATCAGATAGGTCAGTGTTCTCCTCATCCTCAAGCTTTTGATATTTCCTCACTTGTTTAGACATATTAAcaaatttttttctgtgtgcatACTTCCTCAGTAAAAAATGGAAGCCAGCAGTTTAAAGTTTGGGTTCCAAGTTTGGCTGATGTGACACTGGTCCTGATGAATATGGGAGTTGCGTTTGTTACTCTCTTCCCTTTTGAGAATCTGCAGCCTCCGTTCACAGAAGGAGATTTGTTGTAAGTAGCATTCTTGTGTGAAGGATCACATTTTgctccctttttaaaaaaaaaaaaaaaaaaaaaaatatttgagatTATTTGAGTTTAATTCCATGAAGCtgaatttctgtgtttgtgtagggAGGACATATATATCAAAAGTGACAGTCCCTCAAGTAAGAAGGAACAGAGCACATTCCCTGAACACAACTGCAACAACATCTTGAAGGTGAGATGTAATAGGAAACAGATGTCTGTTAGGAACAGTTAGCCCTCATGTGTGTTCACCTTTCAGATCATTCActactttttctctttttcttttttttttctcttgtgtaGTACCTGTCTTACTGTATGGGTCTGTGTCCACGGGCGTACAGTGACGAcgagctgctgttgctgttagCTGTGGTGGGAAGGGTGGCCCTGGACACACGGCTCATCCTCGAGTCAAGTGTGGAACTGTATCCGCTACAGTATAAGATTGTCAACAACATCAGGGACTGGGACACTATGGTCAGTGCATATGTACCTCTGAATCTTTGACCTGCAGAAATTTCAGACGGATTCACAGTTTATATTATCATATGCTGTTTTATTTGGCCTTTAAATCCCAGTGtcatttatgatttaaaatctacattattattatagtcCTGTTGCCTCTTGtgagtttattttaaaatctctttAGCTGCCCAGAATCTGTCTGGCCCTTACTGATCTGACAGATGACCACCACAACATGTGCCTTGTGGTTCAACTGCTGCCTGACAACACACGTGGAAAGtaagtctttttatttttctcctttgtgtCTAAGCTTGTctcgattattttttcaatattgttttttagattagactttttattttgtttttataatagtTACCATTAAAagtattcattttgttttttgtaaaggCAGCTGCGCCGACACTTGAGCCTGTCCATGATCTCTAAGCTGTTAGATGGAAATTGCACTTACAGACCTGCAGAAAAAGAGTTTCAGGTAATCTGCTTCAGTGTAATCTAAACTTAAAGTTACCTTTAGATACCAGCACTTGAAATATGTGAAGGTACTCTTTACAGCTTTTTTTAGAATCATTAAATGTTTATTGCAATGTAATGAATGTTTGGTGCCGTGCTTAGCTCTCCTTGCTAAGGCCATACCTGCCCTGTATGCAACCGTCCACCCTTCTCCGAAGCATGCTGAGGAATCAGAAAGATAAAGAAGAGGACATGGCCATCCTAGACCAACAGGTGAGCACAGACTTAATGCCTTTAGCTTCAAAATGTTCCAACCCAAaattcattttagatttttcttgtcttttttttcatatatcttgttttcatatttgtacattttctagGGGGGTTTTCTGATGCAAATgtctttccatttatttatgtttcagtCCTACTACCTCTGCTATAGTCTCCTGACCTTAGCAAATGAAGCTTCCAATTTTCAGTTCTTCCCAGCACATCAGAAGGTATGATTTTTCCTAAATTCTTTCCTATTCTTTCTGGTCATTTTAGGGGAACTAAGGGTCTTAAATGTGTGAGTGGTGATAGCCTTTTGCCTGGATGTTAATATTGACTTACCTCTTGTTCTTTTCTGGCTCTCAGGAGCAGCTACTTTCTCTGTGCTATGAGCTGGAAACGCATGTCAAGTGTGACatcagagagagcgagaaatgTCTTTACCGGAGCAAGGTGAATATGATTTCAAAAGGAACTTCAgttatttgtgtgtatctgtgtgaatTTTTGATGTAGATCCAGATGCAAATTTTGTGATTGGGACATTTGATGGTGAACATTACTGGACCTTTTACAATGACTGTGCCCTCATGA is a window of Seriola aureovittata isolate HTS-2021-v1 ecotype China chromosome 14, ASM2101889v1, whole genome shotgun sequence DNA encoding:
- the slf2 gene encoding SMC5-SMC6 complex localization factor protein 2 isoform X1; the protein is MRKVQENQGKTRTLGEYFSPRSKVKDLTLQERSLPHFSSFNQETPMKPSQVPNRLSLPPPRRVLPLQSPELCHRDRLGPPRQPHHAVGPVRSTEFNVGSPTNVGIPTHRPHHTPRDRLGPSQHSAQHSDSFCSSQLVPGSQSYIDTSVKRLQPSPPGISHHASPQFMKDLSNRTPSFHIRGHQVTEPMVTLSYSGSKDVTAKSQESHKAQSSNVRSLIPTIQLHRPPVTPSLNTSAAQEVSPRHLSDSECLSPGNSQCSRRGYQPSLSTQSSDRISASSLHMHSPVAPYQDQQLKRTPSSEKPIPVDLNCSSQKRCREFEASDDNAKKMCLQGTNSGKAQTPKPTVCSSVSTSLVSSSSQPSVLELPPETTDSHLCLEPACGQSTCLELSSTFKPAQSSCASLSPKPCIKRRPSVGAKQAYINSTHNHIVKIKELKSPSKTVEESVKKISEENDKRSKSSTLSTDVPQRDTSSLPHSQLGSHHCGHTHPSTSVLPAKTLSRGNQVEESRKTDSSTPKSALKPNSGPLSCRKAERSKTARPRRPVVIPDDTDELFTPDPMTYVVSPAHKTTKSKTDGGTIKSSTSEKSCSPSTASSSSTPVTGSSCQKTPNSKVTGSPYAVDTAISSSTGNPQIPILTVTLERVNLENIKPPYSKNRELKNSPITSSGRQLKEESVKSDDKHASRLPNKVTLETNTAASEQTSTSHCSQSPALGIQASEVSRKQVNEEDPIDVELDLGLSFALDFDLTQSSHSSEEEQLLSLQEMMEHVTKPPDTPEKGAFSEPSTPGHCSSHLKTQPLPPTTKPGLYKNNLDQMLKEINTNKKAKEIETQLLTACKEDLLRIAEYEEAEENQEEGISTEQQEFLQRYSLMSNAIREVPPGEVVFNLEKFGQIFNQDTLQLRQCMVNPQGTAQKTLLWSSPAQLRLHVNIGLFQEAYDCCSPCPTQVTRFLFKMMSVHSERMVSEKILQALCDIACTAAYQIVKNGSQQFKVWVPSLADVTLVLMNMGVAFVTLFPFENLQPPFTEGDLLEDIYIKSDSPSSKKEQSTFPEHNCNNILKYLSYCMGLCPRAYSDDELLLLLAVVGRVALDTRLILESSVELYPLQYKIVNNIRDWDTMLPRICLALTDLTDDHHNMCLVVQLLPDNTRGKQLRRHLSLSMISKLLDGNCTYRPAEKEFQLSLLRPYLPCMQPSTLLRSMLRNQKDKEEDMAILDQQSYYLCYSLLTLANEASNFQFFPAHQKEQLLSLCYELETHVKCDIRESEKCLYRSKVKDLVARIYTKWQMLLQRTRPLHGKLYDYWQPPSVDTLISNQEEEHMDNSDDGEGTMMTENLVMEVDQQEEENNEAEENEATMTAADKEEEKKEEAEEQDIKLDEKQQETEGNDPVDEKNKTEAIEPLI
- the slf2 gene encoding SMC5-SMC6 complex localization factor protein 2 isoform X2, coding for MRKVQENQGKTRTLGEYFSPRSKVKDLTLQERSLPHFSSFNQETPMKPSQVPNRLSLPPPRRVLPLQSPELCHRDRLGPPRQPHHAVGPVRSTEFNVGSPTNVGIPTHRPHHTPRDRLGPSQHSAQHSDSFCSSQLVPGSQSYIDTSVKRLQPSPPGISHHASPQFMKDLSNRTPSFHIRGHQVTEPMVTLSYSGSKDVTAKSQESHKAQSSNVRSLIPTIQLHRPPVTPSLNTSAAQEVSPRHLSDSECLSPGNSQCSRRGYQPSLSTQSSDRISASSLHMHSPVAPYQDQQLKRTPSSEKPIPVDLNCSSQKRCREFEASDDNAKKMCLQGTNSGKAQTPKPTVCSSVSTSLVSSSSQPSVLELPPETTDSHLCLEPACGQSTCLELSSTFKPAQSSCASLSPKPCIKRRPSVGAKQAYINSTHNHIVKIKELKSPSKTVEESVKKISEENDKRSKSSTLSTDVPQRDTSSLPHSQLGSHHCGHTHPSTSVLPAKTLSRGNQVEESRKTDSSTPKSALKPNSGPLSCRKAERSKTARPRRPVVIPDDTDELFTPDPMTYVVSPAHKTTKSKTDGGTIKSSTSEKSCSPSTASSSSTPVTGSSCQKTPNSKVTGSPYAVDTAISSSTGNPQIPILTVTLERVNLENIKPPYSKNRELKNSPITSSGRQLKEESVKSDDKHASRLPNKVTLETNTAASEQTSTSHCSQSPALGIQASEVSRKQVNEEDPIDVELDLGLSFALDFDLTQSSHSSEEEQLLSLQEMMEHVTKPPDTPEKGAFSEPSTPGHCSSHLKTPLPPTTKPGLYKNNLDQMLKEINTNKKAKEIETQLLTACKEDLLRIAEYEEAEENQEEGISTEQQEFLQRYSLMSNAIREVPPGEVVFNLEKFGQIFNQDTLQLRQCMVNPQGTAQKTLLWSSPAQLRLHVNIGLFQEAYDCCSPCPTQVTRFLFKMMSVHSERMVSEKILQALCDIACTAAYQIVKNGSQQFKVWVPSLADVTLVLMNMGVAFVTLFPFENLQPPFTEGDLLEDIYIKSDSPSSKKEQSTFPEHNCNNILKYLSYCMGLCPRAYSDDELLLLLAVVGRVALDTRLILESSVELYPLQYKIVNNIRDWDTMLPRICLALTDLTDDHHNMCLVVQLLPDNTRGKQLRRHLSLSMISKLLDGNCTYRPAEKEFQLSLLRPYLPCMQPSTLLRSMLRNQKDKEEDMAILDQQSYYLCYSLLTLANEASNFQFFPAHQKEQLLSLCYELETHVKCDIRESEKCLYRSKVKDLVARIYTKWQMLLQRTRPLHGKLYDYWQPPSVDTLISNQEEEHMDNSDDGEGTMMTENLVMEVDQQEEENNEAEENEATMTAADKEEEKKEEAEEQDIKLDEKQQETEGNDPVDEKNKTEAIEPLI